A region from the Bacillus sp. Marseille-P3661 genome encodes:
- a CDS encoding nitrite reductase — translation MLNNVKMIKVAVNGGIGFGAKLTSKQLLTIAKYIEDDEELELTTFQQLYIEVPEDRKEEIIDEFQRVGLVCYPVGNFVKSLRTCNFCKGEEEEGMPVAKELNRRIAGKPVPFTLKVAYTGCPVGCGEPLLSDIGIMKMRDHYNLYVGGKAKGNDAEVGSLLMENLTPEELYDAVEKIIAVYSTLGKTRETFYKFLKRFGRDQLISYQYIQ, via the coding sequence ATGTTGAACAACGTTAAGATGATTAAAGTAGCTGTAAATGGAGGGATAGGATTTGGTGCAAAACTAACTTCCAAACAGCTTTTAACAATCGCAAAATATATAGAAGACGATGAGGAACTTGAATTAACTACTTTCCAACAGCTTTATATAGAAGTTCCAGAAGATAGGAAGGAAGAAATAATTGATGAATTCCAAAGAGTTGGTTTAGTTTGTTATCCAGTTGGAAACTTCGTTAAGAGTCTAAGAACCTGTAATTTTTGTAAAGGTGAAGAAGAGGAAGGAATGCCAGTAGCAAAAGAGTTAAATCGTCGTATAGCAGGAAAGCCCGTACCCTTTACCTTAAAGGTTGCTTACACTGGTTGCCCTGTCGGGTGTGGTGAACCCCTGTTAAGCGATATAGGAATTATGAAAATGAGGGATCATTACAACTTATACGTTGGGGGGAAGGCTAAAGGAAACGACGCTGAGGTGGGTTCCTTGCTGATGGAGAATCTAACACCAGAGGAACTGTACGATGCAGTAGAAAAGATAATCGCTGTTTATTCAACATTAGGTAAAACGCGTGAGACATTTTATAAATTTTTAAAACGATTTGGTAGAGATCAATTAATAAGTTATCAATACATTCAATGA
- a CDS encoding GNAT family N-acetyltransferase has translation MIRELYTKRLHLRKMIMTDAPKLFQIWSDPQVTEFMNITSFTNENQAIEMINLLDKLARDKKAIRYSIIQLETNELIGSCGFNVLDYENSKTEIGYDIGKPYWGNGYAPEAISALIKIAFYTLNLNRVEAKVEPANINSIKVLQKLKFTFEGTLRQAEKSKGKFIDLHIYSKLKSD, from the coding sequence TTGATTAGAGAGTTATACACAAAGCGATTGCATTTAAGAAAAATGATAATGACAGATGCACCTAAATTATTTCAAATATGGTCTGACCCTCAAGTAACAGAATTCATGAACATTACTAGTTTCACAAACGAAAACCAAGCTATAGAAATGATCAACCTACTAGATAAGCTAGCCCGTGATAAAAAAGCTATACGTTACTCCATCATTCAGCTAGAAACGAATGAATTAATCGGTTCTTGCGGATTTAATGTACTAGACTATGAAAATAGTAAAACTGAAATAGGTTACGACATAGGTAAACCTTATTGGGGTAACGGTTACGCTCCAGAGGCTATTTCTGCATTAATTAAGATAGCGTTTTATACCCTAAACCTAAATAGAGTGGAAGCAAAAGTTGAGCCGGCAAACATAAACTCGATTAAAGTCTTACAAAAATTAAAGTTTACTTTTGAAGGTACACTTAGACAAGCGGAGAAATCAAAGGGAAAATTTATAGATCTTCATATCTACTCAAAGCTAAAATCAGATTAA
- a CDS encoding CBO0543 family protein, translating to MVELKKVIIGVIERNINEKIIMDARDIMHIIGQFIWILAAWRWGDWRNWKNYHSTILYIIVFSLLYDVLTYNHSLWIFSDFFLPTHTLNSLAVTFVGFSCSVVIFLSRFPENSRIKQIKYISLWIALYIGIEYFFVVIGLFHYYNGWNIWWSALLDVTLFPMLLLHYKKPLVAYLVSIPILIFYFLVFDIPISKMK from the coding sequence ATGGTTGAATTAAAGAAAGTAATAATTGGGGTAATTGAGAGAAATATTAATGAAAAGATTATAATGGATGCGAGGGATATAATGCATATCATTGGTCAGTTTATATGGATACTTGCGGCCTGGCGTTGGGGGGATTGGAGGAATTGGAAGAATTATCATTCAACAATACTCTATATAATAGTTTTTTCTTTATTATATGATGTTCTTACATATAATCATTCTCTCTGGATATTTAGTGACTTTTTCTTACCAACTCACACATTAAACAGTCTCGCAGTAACTTTTGTAGGTTTTTCTTGTTCTGTGGTCATATTTCTTTCTCGTTTCCCTGAAAACTCTAGAATAAAGCAGATTAAATATATTTCTCTTTGGATAGCTTTATATATAGGAATTGAGTATTTCTTTGTTGTGATTGGCTTGTTCCATTATTATAATGGTTGGAATATTTGGTGGTCAGCCTTACTTGATGTCACTTTATTTCCAATGTTATTGCTGCACTATAAGAAACCTTTAGTGGCCTATTTGGTTTCTATTCCAATATTGATTTTTTATTTTTTAGTTTTTGATATACCAATTAGTAAAATGAAATAA
- a CDS encoding PAS domain S-box protein yields MLNFINRFDQVFYYSPIGMALVSLDGNWLKVNPALTEITGYSEKELLSITFQDITFPDDLEADIKQVQELIEGKKEFFEMEKRYFHKNGNIVWVLLSVSIVREGDKSLYLIAQVQEITERKRLELNLIESEERFRNLLTYTPDPILVHDGDIILYANKSVSDLVGSTVQDIIGESIQEFIDPTMLDISHRLIQEILVNNQPLIDFDLKIRSKNGQILDAVLSAIPISFMGTQAILVSFRDITERKKMELALKESEDRYRRLVEYSPLGIVVHQKGTIKYANSMALRLLGTENSKDIIGLRIYNIIHPDYRISVSKRIDNIEKYGQILPPLYQKFIRFDGQEIDVEVKGIPIQLNGESAVQIVFWDVTEKKKEEDLTRYRAYHDTLTDLPNRLKFQIDLEEEINKDTSFTIIYLDLNGLKPINDSFGHQAGDVALIKVTARFTGVLGSIGLVYRLGGDEFAIVLFGHKSEEVIRELANNIAEVIKQPIYIANTIVEVSTSIGVVFYPDHGMDMDILLRHADMAMYHSKKTNTLFKIYDK; encoded by the coding sequence ATGTTAAATTTTATAAATCGATTTGATCAAGTTTTTTACTATTCGCCTATTGGTATGGCTTTAGTTTCATTAGACGGAAATTGGCTTAAAGTTAACCCAGCACTAACCGAAATTACAGGCTATTCGGAAAAAGAACTTCTATCCATTACTTTTCAAGATATAACCTTTCCCGATGATTTAGAGGCAGATATCAAGCAGGTTCAGGAATTAATTGAGGGGAAAAAAGAGTTTTTTGAAATGGAAAAAAGATATTTTCACAAAAACGGTAACATTGTATGGGTTTTGCTTTCGGTTTCCATTGTTCGAGAAGGAGATAAATCCTTGTATCTAATCGCCCAAGTTCAAGAAATAACGGAAAGAAAGCGATTGGAACTCAATTTGATCGAGAGTGAAGAAAGGTTTCGGAACCTCTTAACCTATACCCCAGATCCAATCTTAGTACATGATGGAGATATTATATTATACGCTAATAAATCAGTTTCTGACCTTGTAGGTAGTACAGTGCAAGATATAATAGGGGAGTCTATTCAGGAATTTATTGATCCGACAATGCTAGATATTTCGCATAGGCTTATACAAGAAATTTTGGTAAATAATCAACCACTTATTGATTTTGATCTTAAGATTCGGAGTAAAAATGGACAAATTTTAGATGCGGTACTTTCGGCAATACCTATTTCTTTTATGGGAACACAAGCTATCCTGGTAAGTTTTCGTGATATCACAGAACGAAAAAAAATGGAACTGGCTTTAAAAGAAAGTGAAGACCGATATCGACGATTAGTTGAATACTCACCATTAGGAATAGTGGTGCATCAGAAAGGAACTATTAAATATGCCAACTCAATGGCGCTACGTTTATTAGGGACAGAAAATTCAAAAGATATTATTGGATTACGCATATATAATATTATCCATCCAGATTATAGAATAAGTGTTTCAAAAAGAATTGATAATATAGAAAAGTATGGACAGATTCTTCCGCCACTATATCAAAAGTTTATTCGGTTTGATGGTCAAGAGATAGATGTTGAAGTCAAAGGAATACCTATTCAATTAAATGGAGAATCTGCCGTCCAAATAGTATTTTGGGATGTTACTGAAAAAAAGAAAGAAGAGGATCTGACTCGATATCGTGCCTATCATGATACATTGACAGATTTACCAAACCGTCTGAAATTCCAAATCGACTTAGAAGAAGAGATAAACAAAGATACTTCGTTTACCATTATATATTTAGATTTGAATGGTCTTAAGCCGATTAATGATTCTTTTGGTCATCAAGCTGGTGATGTTGCACTCATAAAAGTTACAGCCCGATTTACTGGAGTCCTTGGTTCTATTGGTCTAGTATACCGATTAGGTGGAGATGAATTTGCCATTGTTCTCTTTGGACATAAAAGTGAAGAAGTAATTAGGGAATTAGCAAATAATATAGCTGAAGTCATTAAACAGCCAATTTATATAGCTAATACCATTGTAGAAGTTTCTACAAGTATAGGAGTTGTCTTTTATCCTGATCACGGAATGGATATGGATATACTTCTTCGTCATGCAGATATGGCAATGTATCATTCGAAGAAAACCAATACACTTTTTAAGATATATGATAAATGA
- a CDS encoding CBO0543 family protein yields the protein MFMERLVLVAMWLLGFLGFILFIPRIDRRKGFLAFLMFQAIIWLFDMPSFYYGLLSAPVRELPKATDLPLTIDYFFYPVLFSIFYVHKKVKGSLWSRFIYFFVWTSMITLYDIVIERYTDLLQYGFLTWYGMWIYIAFLFYLSEVCCNWFFKDKYLFQTERWMT from the coding sequence ATGTTTATGGAGCGGTTGGTCCTTGTAGCAATGTGGTTGTTAGGATTTTTGGGCTTTATTCTGTTTATTCCACGTATAGATAGGCGCAAGGGATTCTTGGCATTCTTGATGTTTCAAGCAATCATCTGGCTTTTCGATATGCCTTCTTTTTATTACGGATTATTAAGTGCACCTGTACGGGAGCTCCCTAAAGCAACAGATCTCCCCCTTACAATCGATTATTTTTTTTATCCAGTATTGTTTTCCATATTTTACGTCCATAAGAAAGTAAAGGGCAGTCTATGGTCTAGATTTATATACTTTTTTGTTTGGACCTCTATGATTACTTTGTATGATATTGTTATCGAGAGATATACAGATTTATTACAATATGGATTCTTAACATGGTATGGAATGTGGATTTACATTGCGTTTCTCTTTTACTTGAGTGAAGTCTGCTGTAATTGGTTCTTTAAGGACAAATACTTGTTTCAAACGGAGCGGTGGATGACTTGA